The following are from one region of the Thermococcus cleftensis genome:
- a CDS encoding 3-methyl-2-oxobutanoate dehydrogenase subunit delta, whose amino-acid sequence MNTLFGEKKEGATKIVLTRVDEYPEAPISLGTTLSNFTGDWRTFIPVVDDDKCVKCYICWKFCPEPAIYIREDGYVGIDYDYCKGCGICANECPTKAITMEKEEK is encoded by the coding sequence TTGAACACGCTGTTTGGTGAAAAGAAGGAAGGGGCCACCAAAATCGTCCTCACCCGGGTGGACGAGTACCCGGAGGCCCCGATTAGCCTGGGCACCACGCTCAGCAACTTCACCGGCGACTGGAGGACGTTCATACCCGTCGTCGATGATGACAAGTGCGTTAAGTGCTACATCTGCTGGAAATTCTGCCCCGAGCCGGCTATATACATACGCGAGGACGGCTACGTCGGGATAGACTACGACTACTGTAAGGGCTGCGGTATCTGTGCGAACGAGTGCCCGACCAAGGCCATAACGATGGAAAAAGAGGAGAAGTGA
- a CDS encoding AbrB/MazE/SpoVT family DNA-binding domain-containing protein, whose amino-acid sequence MTVEVVRLDDNGRVYLPASIRKNLRSREFYVEEKDGRIILIPVREKLMKYRGIFRGENLTGEEIDEIVKEETEKLLRGEL is encoded by the coding sequence ATGACAGTGGAAGTTGTGAGACTCGATGACAACGGGAGGGTTTACCTCCCTGCCAGCATCAGGAAAAACCTCCGCTCCAGGGAGTTCTACGTCGAGGAGAAGGACGGCAGGATAATCCTGATTCCCGTCAGGGAGAAGCTGATGAAATACCGGGGAATTTTCCGGGGAGAAAACCTCACCGGTGAGGAAATTGACGAAATCGTGAAGGAAGAAACTGAAAAGCTCCTGAGGGGAGAGCTGTGA
- the hflX gene encoding GTPase HflX yields the protein MKAIGVIRRSRRDGVSREEFEELLRSAGYEVLAILEQNREEHPRYNIGKGKLEELKELVKELKPDKVIFANRLTPSQAYNLWKELRVEVIDRWQLVLEIFEKRAHSKEAKLQVELASLQYEVPLVKEAIRRIKLGDRAGFKGMGEYQTQQYLKHIRYRMGKIRKELERVKADREVKRKRREEVGFILIALAGYTNAGKSTLLNALAGEEIEARNQMFTTLDTTTRRFKLGGKRVLVTDTVGFIDGLPPFIVEAFHSTLEEIVKADIILLVLDASEPWTEMRRKFLASLGVLRELKALDKPIIVVLNKRDLTSEEDIRDKAEIMKALAEERGIGSNVVSISAKLGQLEELYGTLEEVILTLPKYKAFEITVDEPDKVPRVMALINSIGEILSVEYGEKTRIRAYVQTGMIKELTRLGVRIERLNQPHEGEGLEDSE from the coding sequence ATGAAAGCAATAGGAGTAATAAGAAGATCCAGGCGCGACGGGGTGAGCAGGGAGGAGTTCGAGGAGCTTTTGAGGAGTGCGGGCTATGAAGTCCTCGCGATCCTCGAGCAGAACAGGGAGGAGCACCCGCGCTACAACATAGGAAAGGGAAAGCTCGAGGAGCTGAAGGAGCTCGTAAAGGAGCTCAAGCCAGATAAGGTTATCTTTGCCAACAGGCTGACGCCGAGCCAGGCCTACAACCTCTGGAAGGAGCTCCGCGTCGAGGTAATTGACCGGTGGCAGCTCGTCCTCGAGATTTTCGAAAAGCGGGCCCACTCAAAGGAGGCAAAGCTTCAAGTTGAGTTAGCCTCGCTCCAGTACGAGGTCCCCCTCGTGAAGGAAGCGATAAGGCGAATCAAGCTCGGCGACAGGGCCGGCTTTAAGGGAATGGGTGAGTATCAGACGCAGCAGTACCTCAAGCACATTCGCTATCGTATGGGGAAGATACGGAAGGAGCTTGAGAGGGTCAAGGCCGACAGGGAAGTTAAGCGGAAGCGCAGGGAAGAGGTGGGGTTCATTCTCATAGCCCTGGCCGGCTACACCAACGCGGGGAAATCGACCCTTCTCAACGCCCTCGCCGGGGAGGAGATAGAGGCCAGAAACCAGATGTTCACGACGCTTGACACGACAACGAGGCGCTTCAAGCTGGGGGGCAAGAGGGTTCTCGTCACTGACACGGTCGGCTTCATAGATGGCCTTCCACCGTTTATAGTCGAGGCATTTCACTCGACGCTGGAGGAGATAGTTAAGGCGGACATAATTCTGCTCGTCCTCGATGCCAGCGAGCCCTGGACCGAGATGAGGAGGAAGTTCCTGGCATCGCTCGGCGTTCTCAGGGAGCTGAAGGCCCTTGACAAGCCGATAATAGTGGTCCTCAACAAGAGGGATTTAACGAGCGAGGAGGACATAAGGGACAAAGCGGAGATTATGAAGGCCCTTGCCGAGGAGAGGGGAATAGGTTCGAACGTCGTCTCAATCTCGGCAAAGCTGGGCCAGCTTGAAGAGCTTTACGGCACCCTCGAGGAGGTTATCCTCACCCTGCCGAAGTACAAGGCCTTCGAGATAACCGTGGACGAGCCGGATAAGGTTCCCAGGGTGATGGCGCTCATAAACTCCATCGGCGAGATTCTGTCGGTCGAGTACGGCGAGAAAACTAGGATAAGGGCCTACGTGCAGACGGGAATGATAAAGGAGCTCACACGGCTCGGGGTTAGGATAGAGAGGCTAAACCAGCCCCACGAGGGAGAAGGCCTTGAAGATAGCGAGTGA
- a CDS encoding tetratricopeptide repeat protein has product MDKLKAYLIGFLIAVIAIAAGIVWYGGFKLLLQVILTLGFLGVTLMLLFFTGLTFYAESWKYGTILAVFTAISGYGLYLSATWQNLQVVGGIIVFFIAILAFGIWYISEPDLSLTDRFRSAEKLEKMGKYKAAARKYEKAGNYLKAAEMYEKLGWMESAAWAYEKAGKYERAAEIYEELYEKERDTYYLKEAHEYWKKAGNRERAAKALERYAEEEPWFWEDVAKLYEELGNEEKAREAWERALEYYQKEAQEEGVFYEDVGNIARKLGREELAREAYQKFLEYCLKEAEKDPMWWKHVAEAYEYLGEREKAEEARKKYEEYRAKIMKTNEETSKFPEEKRET; this is encoded by the coding sequence ATGGACAAGCTCAAGGCGTACCTGATTGGATTCCTCATCGCTGTTATAGCCATAGCGGCCGGCATAGTCTGGTACGGCGGCTTCAAGCTGCTGCTCCAGGTGATACTCACCCTGGGTTTCCTGGGAGTTACGCTGATGCTGCTCTTCTTCACGGGACTTACCTTCTACGCCGAGAGCTGGAAGTATGGGACAATACTGGCAGTCTTCACGGCGATAAGCGGCTACGGCTTATACCTCAGCGCCACCTGGCAGAACCTCCAGGTGGTTGGTGGGATAATAGTCTTCTTCATCGCCATACTCGCCTTCGGCATCTGGTACATAAGCGAGCCCGATCTGAGCCTGACGGACCGCTTCCGCTCGGCTGAAAAGCTTGAAAAGATGGGTAAGTACAAAGCCGCGGCCAGAAAGTACGAGAAGGCCGGAAACTACCTGAAGGCGGCGGAGATGTACGAGAAGCTTGGCTGGATGGAGAGCGCCGCCTGGGCCTACGAGAAGGCCGGGAAGTACGAGAGGGCCGCGGAGATATACGAGGAGCTGTACGAGAAGGAGAGGGACACATACTACCTCAAGGAGGCCCACGAGTACTGGAAGAAGGCTGGAAACAGGGAGAGGGCAGCTAAGGCCCTCGAGCGCTACGCCGAGGAGGAGCCCTGGTTCTGGGAGGACGTGGCAAAGCTCTACGAGGAGCTGGGCAACGAGGAGAAGGCCAGGGAGGCCTGGGAGAGGGCCTTGGAGTACTACCAGAAGGAAGCTCAGGAAGAGGGCGTCTTTTACGAGGACGTTGGCAACATAGCAAGGAAGCTCGGCAGGGAGGAGCTGGCGAGGGAGGCATACCAGAAGTTCCTGGAGTACTGCCTGAAGGAGGCCGAAAAAGACCCGATGTGGTGGAAGCACGTGGCGGAGGCCTACGAGTACCTCGGCGAGAGGGAGAAGGCGGAGGAAGCCAGAAAGAAGTACGAGGAGTACAGGGCAAAGATAATGAAGACCAACGAGGAGACCTCAAAGTTCCCGGAGGAGAAGAGAGAGACCTGA
- a CDS encoding 2-dehydropantoate 2-reductase, whose translation MKIYVLGAGSIGSLFGALLTRAGNDVTLIGREEQVRAILERGLRITGVEEFVVRPRATVHAPEEPPELLLLATKSYSTKAALECARKCIGPETWILSVQNGLGNEELAMRVTPNVMGGITTNGAMLMEWGVVKWTGKGITVIGKYPTGGDPFVGEVAGVLREAGLEVSTTENVLGWKWAKAIVNSVINGLGTVLEVKNGALKDDPYLEAVSVDVAREGCMVAQQLGVEFEMHPLELLWDTIERTRENYNSTLQDIRRGKRTEIDYINGKIVEYAGSVGLEAPRNELIWALVKAKENLNKPGG comes from the coding sequence ATGAAGATTTACGTCCTCGGAGCCGGGAGCATAGGTTCCCTCTTCGGAGCTCTCTTAACGAGGGCGGGCAACGACGTGACGCTCATCGGAAGGGAGGAGCAGGTGAGGGCGATACTGGAGAGGGGGCTCAGGATAACCGGAGTGGAGGAGTTCGTGGTCAGGCCAAGGGCGACCGTTCACGCCCCCGAAGAACCACCAGAGCTTCTCCTCCTGGCGACCAAGTCCTACTCCACCAAAGCCGCCTTGGAGTGCGCCAGAAAATGCATCGGTCCGGAAACGTGGATTCTGAGCGTCCAGAACGGCCTTGGAAACGAGGAACTGGCTATGAGGGTGACGCCTAATGTGATGGGAGGCATAACTACCAACGGCGCAATGCTAATGGAGTGGGGCGTCGTAAAGTGGACAGGCAAGGGTATAACGGTCATCGGGAAGTACCCCACGGGTGGAGACCCCTTTGTTGGGGAGGTCGCCGGAGTTCTCAGGGAGGCCGGACTCGAGGTTTCCACCACTGAGAACGTCCTGGGCTGGAAATGGGCCAAGGCGATAGTCAATTCCGTGATAAACGGCCTTGGAACAGTTCTTGAAGTCAAGAACGGGGCTTTGAAGGACGACCCGTACCTCGAGGCGGTCTCGGTGGACGTGGCAAGGGAGGGCTGCATGGTGGCCCAGCAGCTCGGCGTGGAGTTCGAGATGCACCCCCTGGAGCTCCTCTGGGACACGATTGAACGCACGAGGGAGAACTACAACTCCACCCTTCAGGACATAAGGAGGGGCAAGAGGACGGAGATAGACTACATCAACGGCAAGATAGTTGAGTACGCGGGCTCCGTCGGTCTGGAAGCGCCGAGGAACGAACTCATCTGGGCCCTGGTCAAGGCGAAGGAAAATCTAAATAAACCGGGCGGTTGA
- a CDS encoding nascent polypeptide-associated complex protein, producing the protein MMGMNPRQMKKLMRQMGIKMEELEGVEEVIIRLENKEIILKDPVITIITAQGEKSYQIVPGKEEVRAVVRVSEDDIKLVMEQAGVDYDTAKKALEEAEGDLAEAIIKLTGG; encoded by the coding sequence ATGATGGGAATGAACCCCCGGCAGATGAAGAAGCTCATGCGCCAGATGGGCATAAAAATGGAGGAGCTCGAGGGCGTTGAGGAGGTCATAATAAGGCTCGAGAACAAGGAGATAATCCTCAAGGACCCGGTGATAACGATAATAACCGCCCAGGGAGAGAAGAGCTACCAGATAGTGCCAGGAAAGGAAGAAGTAAGGGCGGTGGTCAGGGTCTCGGAAGATGACATCAAGCTCGTCATGGAGCAGGCTGGCGTCGACTACGATACCGCAAAGAAGGCCCTCGAAGAGGCCGAAGGGGACCTGGCGGAGGCAATAATAAAGCTAACGGGGGGCTGA
- a CDS encoding type II toxin-antitoxin system VapC family toxin has translation MRVYVDVNVIYYHLTDNPEFSDRATDLLEEHYGSMITSSLTVWQLYILLRRLNRKGTFNLMEILPELGIRVVPLTPEILMEAERIEKLDFDDAIHYATMRKHGVKKILSNDGDFDKIEEIERVF, from the coding sequence GTGAGGGTTTACGTTGACGTCAACGTGATTTACTATCACCTCACTGACAACCCTGAGTTCTCTGATAGGGCCACCGATTTGCTGGAAGAACATTATGGCTCAATGATAACCTCGTCACTAACCGTCTGGCAGCTTTACATACTTCTCAGAAGGCTGAACAGGAAGGGGACATTTAACCTCATGGAAATACTTCCGGAACTGGGGATTCGAGTCGTCCCACTGACACCTGAAATTCTCATGGAAGCGGAAAGGATTGAGAAGCTTGACTTCGACGATGCGATTCACTACGCAACGATGAGGAAGCACGGGGTGAAGAAGATACTCTCAAACGACGGGGATTTTGACAAAATTGAGGAGATAGAGAGAGTATTTTAG
- a CDS encoding TIGR00153 family protein: protein MPIFGGKESSVFEAIENHLKVVDEALVAFRALVEAYLEGDFERAKAFEREVDQLESKADSLRRGIETMLYEGAFLPANRGDYVRLSELIDQVADAAESAAHTLILAKPKVPAELKDEILRLVDSARDTYSVLVQAVNALNTDVDKAIELAKAVEDAEEKADEVEYDVKGKVFESETITTYAKLIWNQILTKMGDIADRAEDTSDQVMLMAIKRRG, encoded by the coding sequence ATGCCCATATTTGGGGGTAAGGAGAGCAGCGTTTTTGAGGCCATAGAGAATCATCTCAAGGTCGTGGACGAAGCACTGGTTGCGTTCAGGGCTCTGGTCGAGGCTTACCTCGAGGGCGACTTCGAGAGGGCAAAGGCCTTCGAGAGGGAAGTGGACCAGCTCGAGAGTAAGGCGGACTCCCTTAGGAGGGGCATAGAGACCATGCTCTACGAGGGGGCCTTCCTACCTGCCAACAGGGGCGACTACGTCCGCTTGAGCGAGCTCATAGACCAGGTGGCCGATGCCGCCGAGAGCGCGGCCCACACTCTTATTCTGGCAAAACCAAAGGTGCCGGCCGAGCTGAAAGATGAGATCCTTCGCCTCGTGGATTCGGCTAGAGACACCTATTCAGTCCTCGTTCAGGCGGTCAATGCTCTCAATACTGATGTTGATAAGGCTATAGAGCTTGCCAAGGCCGTCGAGGACGCCGAAGAAAAGGCCGATGAAGTGGAGTACGATGTCAAGGGTAAGGTTTTTGAGAGCGAGACCATCACCACCTACGCCAAGCTCATCTGGAACCAGATACTCACCAAGATGGGCGACATAGCTGACAGGGCGGAAGATACTTCCGACCAGGTCATGCTGATGGCCATAAAGAGAAGGGGTTGA
- a CDS encoding fumarate hydratase: MIDGLVEAIRLAVTRIPDDTVSALQRAYEEEESEIARFNLENILKAIEIGKTESIPVCQDTGTLIFFVKAGVNSPFLGELKGAIIEATRRVTEEVPLRPNAVDILTGRNSGDNTGRGVPVIHWEITEGDEIEVAVLPKGGGSENCSALAMLTPSEGWEGVKRFVVEHLKACGGKPCPPVVLGIGVGGGADYAMGLAKRALLRRLGERNPDGRIAELEEELLKEINALGIGPMGMGGRTTALDVKIEVAHRHPASFPVGLVVQCWANRRAFLRIKPEGRVEVWQ, encoded by the coding sequence TTGATTGACGGATTGGTAGAAGCCATAAGACTCGCGGTTACTCGCATTCCTGATGATACGGTTTCTGCGCTCCAACGTGCCTATGAAGAGGAGGAGAGCGAAATAGCGCGCTTCAACCTTGAGAACATTCTCAAGGCCATAGAGATCGGAAAAACCGAGTCCATTCCCGTCTGCCAGGACACCGGAACGCTAATCTTCTTCGTTAAAGCCGGGGTTAACAGCCCCTTCCTCGGGGAGCTCAAGGGAGCGATAATCGAGGCAACGCGGAGGGTGACGGAAGAGGTGCCCCTCAGGCCAAACGCCGTCGACATTCTGACCGGGAGGAACTCGGGCGACAACACTGGGAGGGGCGTTCCGGTGATCCACTGGGAGATAACTGAGGGCGACGAAATCGAGGTGGCGGTCCTTCCAAAGGGTGGTGGGAGCGAGAACTGCTCCGCCCTGGCTATGCTCACCCCCTCCGAGGGCTGGGAAGGGGTTAAGCGCTTCGTGGTCGAGCATCTTAAGGCCTGCGGCGGAAAGCCCTGCCCACCGGTCGTCCTCGGGATAGGAGTCGGCGGGGGAGCCGATTACGCGATGGGGCTGGCGAAGAGAGCTCTCCTGAGGAGGCTCGGCGAGAGGAACCCGGACGGGAGGATAGCGGAGCTCGAGGAAGAGCTTTTGAAGGAAATAAACGCCCTCGGGATCGGCCCGATGGGAATGGGTGGCAGAACGACCGCCCTCGACGTCAAAATTGAGGTGGCCCACAGGCACCCGGCAAGCTTTCCGGTCGGTCTCGTTGTCCAGTGCTGGGCCAACAGGAGGGCCTTCCTGAGAATAAAGCCCGAGGGGAGGGTTGAGGTTTGGCAGTGA
- a CDS encoding hydroxyacid dehydrogenase, with translation MEMAKVLVAAPLHEKAMEVLRKAGFDVIYEEYPDEERLVELVKDVDAIIVRSKPKVTRRVIESAPKLKVIGRAGVGLDNIDLEAAKERGIKVVNSPGASSRSVAELAIALMFSVARKVAFADRKMREGVWAKKQCMGIELEGKTIGVIGFGRIGYEVAKIAHALGMKVLLYDPYPNEEMAKEVGGKFAQLEELLRESDVVTLHVPLVEQTYHLINEERLKLMKPTAILINAARGAVVDTSALVKALQEGWIAGAGLDVFEEEPLPKDHPLTKLDNVVLTPHIGASTEEAQMRAGVQVAEQIVEILKG, from the coding sequence ATGGAAATGGCGAAGGTACTCGTTGCAGCTCCGCTCCACGAGAAGGCTATGGAGGTTCTAAGGAAAGCCGGTTTTGATGTTATCTACGAGGAGTACCCCGACGAGGAGAGGCTCGTTGAGCTCGTGAAAGACGTCGATGCGATAATCGTCAGAAGCAAGCCGAAGGTGACGAGGAGGGTCATCGAGAGTGCACCCAAGCTCAAGGTCATCGGGAGGGCCGGCGTTGGACTGGACAACATAGACCTCGAAGCCGCTAAGGAGAGGGGCATTAAGGTTGTGAACAGCCCCGGGGCGAGCTCAAGGAGCGTCGCCGAGCTGGCGATAGCTTTGATGTTCAGCGTGGCCAGGAAGGTAGCCTTCGCCGACAGGAAGATGCGCGAGGGCGTCTGGGCCAAGAAGCAGTGCATGGGAATCGAACTTGAGGGCAAGACCATAGGAGTAATCGGCTTCGGAAGGATAGGCTACGAGGTGGCCAAGATTGCCCATGCCCTTGGTATGAAGGTTCTCCTCTACGACCCCTACCCGAACGAGGAGATGGCCAAAGAGGTCGGCGGGAAGTTCGCCCAGCTTGAGGAGCTTCTGAGGGAGAGCGACGTAGTTACCCTTCACGTTCCGCTGGTGGAGCAGACCTACCACCTCATCAACGAGGAGCGGCTCAAGCTGATGAAGCCAACGGCAATACTCATCAACGCCGCCCGCGGTGCAGTTGTCGATACCAGCGCCCTCGTCAAAGCCCTCCAGGAGGGCTGGATTGCCGGAGCGGGCTTAGATGTTTTCGAGGAGGAGCCCCTGCCGAAGGACCACCCACTCACAAAGCTCGACAACGTCGTCCTCACACCCCACATCGGTGCCTCAACGGAAGAGGCCCAGATGCGCGCCGGGGTTCAGGTTGCCGAGCAGATAGTTGAGATTCTCAAGGGCTGA
- the otg gene encoding methylated-DNA--protein-cysteine methyltransferase, whose amino-acid sequence MLSVDVFEMAGRKVWIGVIHEKKIQGITFALDGAQFRANIERLSDFLERRGVDVDASDGESDYPSLVRDVIVGRLENEDLLLELSFEGVTPFERRVYEWLTKNVKRGSVITYGGLAGALNTSPRAIGGAMRRNPYPIVVPCHRVVASDGIGHYTPRLEGKVFLLEIEGVKEWTSSRRT is encoded by the coding sequence ATGCTGAGCGTTGATGTCTTTGAGATGGCAGGCAGAAAAGTGTGGATAGGCGTGATCCACGAGAAAAAAATCCAGGGGATAACCTTCGCCCTCGACGGGGCGCAGTTCCGGGCGAACATCGAGCGCCTCTCGGACTTCCTGGAGAGAAGGGGCGTCGATGTCGATGCCAGTGATGGGGAGAGCGATTACCCCTCCCTCGTCCGGGACGTCATCGTCGGGAGGCTGGAAAACGAGGATCTTCTTCTGGAGCTTTCGTTCGAGGGCGTTACACCCTTTGAGAGGCGGGTTTACGAATGGCTCACGAAAAACGTTAAAAGAGGTAGCGTTATAACCTACGGTGGCCTTGCAGGGGCATTAAACACATCACCGCGGGCCATCGGCGGGGCGATGAGGCGGAACCCCTACCCGATAGTCGTTCCCTGCCACAGGGTCGTTGCCAGCGACGGCATCGGTCACTACACTCCGAGGCTGGAGGGGAAGGTTTTCCTGCTGGAAATCGAGGGGGTGAAAGAATGGACAAGCTCAAGGCGTACCTGA
- a CDS encoding inorganic phosphate transporter, with amino-acid sequence MEGLAVAAIAVAFYIAWNIGSNDSANAMGTAVGAGILSFRQATLTIAIFVLMGAYLRGYKVMKTVGKGIVPEGYLTMEMAVIALLAAGVWVTIATVKGLPVSTTQAIVGGVIGVGLATHAPVNWYTLGKIAAAWVVSPVLSGILAIFLFRFYGWVVSKIKSVSTIEALYKALAILGGSYMAFNFGTNEVANASGPLVGAGFMEPKVAGIFGAIALSIGALTFSYAVMHTVGKKITSLGPVSAFAAQFGSAIAVSLANFFGLPVSSSQSIVGGVIGVGLLAGEGVERGVIRDIVFGWVATPLTAIVISLAIFKAFSLVGLV; translated from the coding sequence ATGGAGGGCCTGGCGGTAGCGGCGATAGCAGTGGCGTTTTACATTGCCTGGAACATAGGCTCGAATGACTCTGCCAACGCTATGGGGACTGCTGTCGGGGCTGGAATACTGAGCTTCCGCCAGGCCACGCTTACGATAGCGATATTTGTCCTGATGGGGGCATACCTCCGGGGTTACAAGGTCATGAAGACCGTTGGGAAAGGCATAGTCCCGGAGGGGTACCTAACAATGGAGATGGCGGTCATAGCGCTCCTCGCCGCGGGCGTTTGGGTGACGATAGCCACCGTGAAGGGCCTTCCCGTCTCCACAACCCAGGCGATAGTTGGAGGGGTTATAGGAGTGGGCCTCGCCACCCACGCCCCAGTGAACTGGTACACTCTCGGTAAAATAGCCGCCGCCTGGGTCGTCTCACCGGTGCTGTCGGGGATTCTTGCCATATTCCTCTTCAGATTCTACGGCTGGGTGGTTTCCAAGATAAAAAGCGTCTCGACGATTGAGGCCCTCTACAAGGCCCTGGCCATACTCGGCGGCTCCTACATGGCCTTCAACTTCGGGACGAACGAAGTTGCCAACGCCTCCGGCCCTCTGGTCGGTGCCGGCTTCATGGAGCCGAAGGTTGCTGGAATCTTCGGGGCGATAGCGCTTTCCATCGGCGCTCTCACGTTCAGCTATGCGGTGATGCACACCGTCGGGAAGAAGATAACTTCCCTCGGACCCGTTTCGGCATTCGCCGCCCAGTTCGGTTCGGCAATAGCTGTCAGCCTGGCGAACTTCTTCGGCCTTCCCGTCAGCTCGAGCCAGTCAATAGTTGGGGGCGTCATCGGGGTGGGCCTGCTCGCGGGAGAGGGCGTCGAGAGGGGCGTCATAAGGGACATAGTCTTTGGCTGGGTCGCGACGCCGCTCACGGCCATAGTGATATCACTCGCTATCTTCAAGGCCTTCTCCCTCGTGGGGCTGGTTTAG
- a CDS encoding carboxymuconolactone decarboxylase family protein, whose product MDYDDVDVKLKEIEELLDRLGKQHPKEISAFSRFLRETLDNKALTTREKELIALALGIAQGCEWCIYLHTQKALEAGAKPEELFEAGLVAVLMAGGPALMHLIPLMKAIETFQKEHGEG is encoded by the coding sequence ATGGATTACGACGACGTTGATGTCAAGCTTAAGGAGATTGAGGAACTCCTCGACAGGCTGGGCAAGCAGCACCCCAAGGAGATTTCCGCCTTCTCAAGGTTCCTGCGCGAGACCCTAGATAACAAGGCCCTGACGACGCGTGAGAAGGAGCTTATCGCACTCGCCCTCGGCATAGCCCAGGGCTGTGAGTGGTGCATCTACCTCCACACCCAGAAAGCTCTGGAAGCGGGCGCCAAGCCGGAGGAACTCTTCGAGGCGGGCCTCGTTGCGGTTCTGATGGCCGGTGGCCCGGCCCTGATGCACCTGATTCCACTCATGAAGGCCATCGAAACCTTCCAGAAGGAGCACGGGGAGGGCTGA
- a CDS encoding RNA methyltransferase translates to MISVVLVEPEGPANIGMIARTMKNFGFSSLVLVNPNLTEESYSYAVHARDVLDRALMVESFEEALELFDLAVGTTGKPGGRFIPHRVPLYPWELRETLEGYPGRVGLFFGRESIGLRNDELERLDFTVTVPTSEAYPVMNLAQAVAVILYELSKERPEAKVRSLEPATRREKEELARSWERLLEALNYPKDPERREVFAKVFQRFVGRAVLYGREVHTLIGPLRKAAIKLEECGDAER, encoded by the coding sequence ATGATAAGCGTGGTTCTGGTGGAGCCGGAGGGGCCGGCGAACATAGGAATGATAGCGAGGACCATGAAGAACTTTGGATTTTCCAGCCTAGTGCTCGTGAACCCTAACCTAACGGAGGAAAGCTACAGCTATGCAGTCCACGCAAGGGACGTATTAGACAGGGCACTCATGGTTGAGAGCTTTGAGGAGGCGCTTGAGCTCTTCGATTTGGCCGTTGGAACAACGGGGAAGCCCGGAGGGAGGTTCATACCACACCGTGTTCCCCTCTATCCCTGGGAGCTGAGGGAGACGCTCGAAGGCTATCCCGGGAGGGTCGGCCTTTTCTTCGGCAGGGAGAGCATCGGGCTGAGAAACGATGAGCTGGAAAGGCTCGACTTCACCGTGACGGTTCCGACCAGCGAGGCCTACCCCGTGATGAACCTCGCACAGGCCGTCGCGGTTATCCTCTACGAGCTCTCAAAGGAAAGGCCGGAGGCGAAAGTTCGCTCCCTTGAACCTGCAACGAGGAGGGAGAAGGAGGAGTTAGCAAGGTCGTGGGAGAGACTCTTGGAAGCTCTCAACTACCCCAAGGATCCGGAGAGACGGGAGGTCTTCGCAAAGGTGTTTCAGCGCTTCGTGGGGAGGGCCGTTCTGTACGGGAGGGAGGTTCACACGCTTATAGGGCCGCTGAGAAAGGCCGCTATAAAGCTGGAGGAGTGCGGAGATGCTGAGCGTTGA
- a CDS encoding pyruvate/ketoisovalerate ferredoxin oxidoreductase subunit gamma, producing the protein MIEIRFHGRGGQGAVTAANILASAAFLEGKYVQAFPFFGVERRGAPVTAFTRIDERPIRIKTQIYEPDIVVVLDPSLLDTVDVTAGLKDDGIVIVNTEKSKEEVLEKLKKKPAKLALVDATTIALDVLGLPITNTAILGAVAKATGVVTLEHVQKAIQDVFSGSLGEKNAKAAEEAFNKTTVYEL; encoded by the coding sequence ATGATCGAGATTCGTTTTCACGGTAGGGGTGGACAGGGTGCCGTTACCGCCGCCAACATACTAGCCTCAGCCGCTTTCCTTGAGGGCAAGTACGTCCAGGCGTTCCCGTTCTTCGGTGTCGAGAGGCGTGGAGCGCCGGTTACAGCGTTCACCAGGATCGACGAGAGGCCGATAAGGATAAAGACCCAGATATACGAGCCCGACATAGTGGTCGTCCTCGACCCGAGCCTTCTCGACACCGTTGACGTCACCGCAGGTCTCAAGGACGACGGAATCGTCATCGTCAACACAGAGAAGAGCAAGGAAGAGGTTCTCGAGAAGCTCAAGAAGAAGCCGGCCAAGCTGGCCCTCGTCGATGCCACCACCATAGCCCTCGACGTCCTTGGCCTTCCAATTACCAACACCGCAATCCTCGGTGCGGTCGCAAAGGCCACCGGCGTCGTCACCCTCGAGCACGTCCAGAAGGCCATTCAGGACGTCTTCTCCGGATCCCTCGGCGAGAAGAACGCCAAGGCCGCAGAGGAAGCATTCAACAAGACTACCGTTTACGAGCTCTAA